The following are encoded in a window of Castanea sativa cultivar Marrone di Chiusa Pesio chromosome 9, ASM4071231v1 genomic DNA:
- the LOC142610558 gene encoding large ribosomal subunit protein eL33y-like encodes MVKGRQGERVRLYVRGTILGYKRSKSNQYPNTSLIQIEGVNTKEEVGWYAGKRMAYIYKAKVKKNGSHYRCIWGKVARPHGNSGVVRAKFKSNLPPKSMGARVRVFMYPSNI; translated from the exons ATGGTGAAGGGTCGTCAAGGAGAGCGCGTCAG ACTCTATGTACGAGGAACCATCCTCGGATACAAGAG gtcgAAGTCGAACCAGTACCCAAACACGTCGTTGATCCAGATCGAGGGCGTGAACACGAAAGAGGAGGTGGGTTGGTACGCAGGTAAACGCATGGCTTATATCTACAAGGCTAAGGTGAAGAAGAACGGGTCTCACTATCGGTGCATTTGGGGCAAGGTGGCTAGGCCTCATGGTAACAGTGGTGTTGTTCGCGCCAAGTTCAAGTCGAACCTCCCTCCCAAATCCATG GGAGCTAGAGTGAGAGTGTTCATGTACCCCAGCAATATATGA